GGGTCAGGTCTGGCAACCCGAAAATCCTTTCAAGTGGAATGATGGGGCCTTCAAAGTCAAAAAAATTACCCAACCCCTCATCTACGAGTGCCATGTGGGCATGGCCCAGGAAAAGCACGGGGTAGGAACCTACCGCGAGTTTGCCGATACCATCCTGCCGCACATTGCGGAGACCGGCTACAACTGCCTGCAGTTGATGGCCCTCATGGAGCACCCCTACTATGGGTCCTTTGGCTACCACGTGTCTAACTTCTTTGCGCCAACCTCAAGGTTTGGCACGCCCGAAGATTTAAAATACCTGATCAACGAGGCCCACCGCCGGGGCATTGCCGTGATCATGGACCTGATCCATGCCCACGCCGTGAAAAACGAGGCCGAAGGCCTGGCCAACTTTGACGGTTCCGGTGACCAGTATTTCCATGCCGGGCCCCGAGGCACCCACCCCGGCTGGGATTCCATGCTGTTTAACTACGGGTCCCCCGAAGTGCGGCGCTTCCTTTTGTCTAACGTGCGCTATTGGCTGGAGGAATTCCACCTGGACGGCTTCCGGTATGACGGCGTCACGTCCATGCTTTACCACCACCACGGCGAGGGCGTGGCCTTTGGGCACTATGACCGCTATTTTGACAAAGGCGTAGACGAAGACGCCATTCTGTACCTCCAATTGGCCTCCCAATTGTCCCATACCATGAAAGCGGGCTCTATTCTCATTGCGGAAGACATGAGCGGGATGCCCGGTCTCTGCCGCCCCATTAAAGATGGTGGGGTTGGGTTTGATTACCGCCTGGGCATGGGCATTCCGGATTACTGGATCAAGACCCTTAAGCACAAGCGGGACGAAGACTGGAACCTGGATGAGATCTGGCACGAACTCACCAATCGCCGTAAAGGCGAGAAAACCGTGGCGTACGCCGAATCACATGACCAGTCTCTGGTAGGTGACAAAACCCTGGCCTTCTGGCTCATGGATAAGGAAATGTACTTTCATATGCGCACCGATGACCCGAACCCGGTCATTGACCGCGGCATTGCCCTGCACAAAATGATCAGGCTCATCACCCTGGCTCTGGGCGGAGAGGCTTTCCTGACTTTTATGGGTAATGAATTCGGTCACCCAGAATGGGTGGATTTCCCAAGGCTGGGCAACAACTGGAGCTACCAGTATGCGCGCCGGCAATGGTCTCTGGTAGAAAATACAGAACTGCGGTACCGGCACCTTTGGCAATTTGAGAAGGAAATGTTGGCCATAGCCCAGGAATATAAGATTATGGAGCACGGGGCGGCCCATAAACTTCACCAGGACAACCACAACAACGTGCTGATCTTTGAGCGCGCCGGCCTGGTGTTCCTGTTTAATTTCTCCCCGCAGAATTCAGTGCCGGATTACAGGTTCCCGGTGCAGGAGGCGGGCAGCTATTCGGTTATCCTGTCTTCAGACGCGCCGGAGAACGGTGGGCATGACCGGGTAGACACCTCTATACGGTACTTTACCCAACCCACCAAATTCGGGCCCAGAATGAGTATCTACCTGCCTAACCGGACCGCGCTGGTGCTCAAGAAGGAAGATTAGAAGCAAAAGCAGCTGGTTTTATGATGGTGCTGCCATTTTGAATTTGGCTAAAAGTAAAAGGCCTCCGCAGTATTCATGCGGAGGCCTCTTTGTTGCTGGGATTTCCTTCGGGTAAAAAACAGGTTCAGGTTTGGGTACTATAGCTGCCGTTTTAAGGCGTTTTTCCTAAAACAGGTCCAAAACGCTTTTAGAGAACTTAGCCCAATAAGGGAAAATTAATTCTTTGGCAATAGAACGTTCTGCAGGGCCTCATTCACCTTGTCTGCGGTGGCATCCCAAGTCAGGTGTTGCAATGCCCGCTGGTTGGCTTCCACCTGTTTCTTGCGCAGGCTCTTATCGCGCAGCAAGGAAACAATGTGCTGGGCCAGTCCATCAATGTCATTGCAGTCGGCTACGTTTGCCTGGGGTAATACCTCAGCGGCACCCGTCTGCATAGACAGAACCACCGGCAAACCTACCTGCGTCGCTTCCAAGGCGGCCAACCCAAAGGGCTCTGACAGTGCGGGCAGGCAGAAAACTGCCGAATTGCGGAGAAGCTTCTCAGCTTGTTCTGGGGGTAAAAATCCGGTGAAGGTCACCGCGTCCTTAATGCCCAGTTTCTCTACCAGCAACCTGGCCTCCTCTAACTGGGGGCCATGGCCCGCTAAGACAAAGTGCGCAGCGGGTTCATGAAGCAAAACTTGCCTGGCTATTTTAATAAACTGCAAAGGTCCCTTTTGGGCAACCAATCGGCCCAGAAAAGTAACCTGCTTGTTTTTAACCGGCGTAGCCGGGGCAGAAGAGATTCTATCGGCACCGTTGTAGACTACTTTCACCTTCTTGGCAGAAATGCCGTACCGTTTCACAATCATACGGGCGGTGCGTTCGCTTACGGCCAGCACCAGATCAGCGGCTTGCAGGGCTTTTGTTTCCAGTTCATACACCCAGCCCAAAGGCTCCCCTACCTGGCGGTCAAAAGACAGGCTGTGCACGTGCAGTACCAATGGAATCTTGCGCTGGATCTTGATCTCCACCCCGGCCAGGTACGTCATCCAGTCATGGGCATAGACTACATCTATCTCTTTATGCGAGGCGAGCCTGGCAGCATAGCGGGCAAACTGAATCACCTCAAAATTAATAGTGCCTTTGGCCCAGGTGGCCACCGAGATTTGGGGCTGCCCTATCTTGGGGATAGAAGCAGGACTGTTGGTGGGAGCGGTTTCCTCAGGCCAGGTAGTTACAGGCGCTGCCTCGTGCTCCACGGGGTCAGTAAGAACGGGGTACGAAATACTCTCCTCCGGATCTTCATACGGGAAAAGGTTAGCGGGCACCCGGTGGGTAGTGGCAAAGCGGTCAAAGGATTTGGCCACGGGGGCCTGCTGGATTTCCTCCAGGTCAAGGGTATCCAGGCCTACTACTTCCGCATGGTGCTCAAGCGCCAGATGGTCTGCCTGGGGCACAATCATGGTAAGCTCTACCTCAGTGGCAAGAGCCTCTGCCAGGTGAAAACAGGCTTTGCCTACTCCTCCGTTCAGAATGGGCTGATCTTCCCATCCTAACATTAATACGCGTAGTTTTTTCATTACAGGCTTATTTTCCTCTTTTGGGGAGGGGGGAGTGGTTGACTCGTAAAGTTAACCATGCATTGCTCTATATCAAGGCGCACGACGGCATTTTTTTAAATTGCCGAAGTTAAATAATGACGGATCTAAAAAACATTCCGTAATTATGCAGTTTATTTAAAGTACAAATACGTACCTCCAACTTCATCTTCATTCTTCGCCCTTTCTTTAATATGCAAGATTCTATTCAGGATACCAATTACATGATCAATGATCTGGTGACCCAGCGGGAAGAATTCTTCGCGGGTACCGTTCAGCGCGTGGAAGCAACAGAGAGGTCAGTGCTCCTGGTGTGTGACAACCGCGTGAGTTTATTGGTAGAGGCCGTTTCACAGAATATACTCAAGTTCAGATACGCCACCGAAGGCACCTTTGGCCGGGACTTTTCCTACGCCCTTTCCCCCGGCCGGCCCCAGCACGAGGTGCGCCTGAAGGTAAAAGAGCTTTCAGACCACATCAGGCTCACCACCAAATTCCTCATTTGCACCATTTCCAAAGAGGGCCTCATTACCCGCATTCTGGACAGGTCTGGCAATGTGCTCAATGAGGACGAGAAGGGTTTCCACTGGGAGGAGCACAAAGAGCACGGCGGCGACATTGTAAAAATGAGCAAAGTCAACCAGCCCAATGAGTTCTTCTACGGCCTAGGCGACAAAGCCAACAACATGAACCTGCGGGGCAAACGCGTAGAAAACTGGGGCTCAGACACCTACGGCTACGTGAAAGGCACCGATCCCCTTTACAAGAACATCAACTTCTACATGGGCCTGCATCGCCGCCAGGCCTACGGAATATTTTTTGACAATACTTTCAGAACGTTCTTTGATTTTGGCTCTGAGCGCAAAGAAGTAACCAGTTTCTGGGCCCAGGGCGGCACCATGGACTATTACTTCATCTATGGCCCCAGCTTGACGGAGGTGGTCCAGAACTATACGGAACTGACCGGTCCTCCGGAGTTACCCCCCTTGTGGGCTTTAGGCTACCACCAATGCAAATGGAGCTACTACCCTGAGAACGTGGTGAAAAACCTAGCCAAAGGCTTCAGGGAGCGCCGCATTCCCTGTGACGCCCTCTACCTGGACATTGACTACATGGAAGGGTTCCGGTGCTTTACCTGGAGCAAGAGCCATTTCCCGGAGCCCAAGCGCATGGTGCAGGAGCTGCTGGAAGACGGCTTTAAGACCGTGGTGATCATTGACCCCGGCATTAAAATTGACCCCGAGTACTGGGTGTACCAGGAAGCCATGGCCAATGACTTTTTCTGCCGGCGCGCCGATGGTCCCTTGTACAAAGGAACCGTTTGGCCCGGCCTCTGCCACTTCCCGGACTTTACCCGCGAAGACGTCCGCACTTGGTGGGCCGGCCTGTTCCAGGGGCTTATTGCCGAAACCGGGGTTAAAGGCGTCTGGAATGACATGAACGAACCCGCCGTTTTTGAGATTGGCACCTTCCCTAATGACGTGCGCCATTACTTTGACGGCGAACCTTGCAGCCACCGCAAGGCCCATAACATCTATGGCATGCAGATGGCCCGCGCCACCTATGACGGCGTAAAGAACCACGCCTACCCTAACCGCCCCTTCACCATTACCCGCTCTGGCTACGCAGGTGTGCAACGCTACGCCTCCGGCTGGACGGGAGATAACATTGCCTCCTGGGACCATCTGTGGCTGGCCAACATCCAATGCCAGCGCCTGAGCATCTCAGGTATGTCTTTTATTGGCTCAGACATTGGTGGCTTTATTGAGACCCCAGACGGGGAACTATACATCAGGTGGTTGCAGCTGGGTATTTTCCACCCTTTCTGCCGTACTCATTCCTCCGGTGACCACGGGGACCAGGAGCCCTGGTCGTTTGGCGAGCCCTTTACCTCACTGGCCCGCAAGTTCATAGAGCTGCGCTACCAACTGCTGCCCTACCTGTACACCACCTTCTGGCAGTACACCTCCCGCGGCACGCCTATGTTAAGGCCCCTGTCGTTCCTGGACCAAACCGATCTGGAGTGTTACCACCGCATGGCCGAATTCACCTTAGGCGACCATGTGCTGTTATGCCCTATCACGCAACCCAAGGTAGAGGGCCGTATTCTTTACCTGCCTAAAGGCAATTGGTATAATTTCTGGACCGATGAAATGGTGGCCGGCAAAGGAGAAATCTGGGCCGATGCGCCGCTGGACAAAGTGCCTATGTTCATTAGAGCGGGGTCCGTGATTCCTTTTTACCCGGTACAGCAGTACGTGGGGGAACTGGAGAACCCACCGGTAACCTTGCACGTGTATTACGGCACCCAACCCTGCGTAAGTGAGTTGTATGAAGACGGCGGCGAAGGCTATGGCTACGCCGAGGGTGGTTTCCAGCACAAGGTCTTCCTAACCGAAACCACTTCGGGCACTTTCAGACTGAATCAGAAAATAAACGGTGCCGGCGTTAACGCTAACCCTTATTATAGCCTGATTATTCATGGTCTGCCTGCCCCTACCGCTCAGGTGTTGGTAGACGGACAGCCTATGGCTTGGGAGGTAGTGGATGGAATAAACCTGCTGCACTTAACCGTTCCTGCAGGTTTCCAGGAAATTGAGTTTCATCCGGTTCCGGTAGCTTAATTACGGCAGCGGTCAACCAGTAAAGTCAGGCTAAAAATAAAGTGCTTCCTGTTTTGGGGCCGTTTTTCTGAAAACGGCCCCAAAACAGGAAGCACTTTTAATGGGTAGGGTATTGTTCCTATTCCTGCGGAACGCCCAGGGCCAGTTGGTAGGCCCGCTCATAGTGCACTAGCAGTTTTTTCCAGTCAAACATCTCAGACAGGCTCTCTACTTTGTTCCGCTGGGTAATGCGCTCGCGGCGGCTCATCTCCACGTAATCAAAGAGGTGCTCGGTAAGCTGTTCCGCAGATTCATCAAAGCCGCGGTCATGGCGGTCAATCACATAAATACCTTTCTCTGAGTACTTTTTCACGTGTTTCTTCACGTAATCCCCGAAGCCGGACAAGTCACTGGTGACCGCCGGAATCCCGCTGGCTACGCACTCCAGCGGCGTATAGCCCCAAGGCTCATAGTAGCTGGGGAACACGCCCAAATGGCAACCCCGCACAAACTGCCCATACTCTAATCCAAACAAGGGGTTGATGGGCGAAATGAAGTCCGGGTGGTACACCACCTTCACCCGGTCATCGGCGTTGTTGATGAGGTTGGAGGTGCGCAGGAAATGCAGGATCTCATCGGTTTGGTCATTGACCAGGTTGTGGGTGACCACTGGCGGCAGTTGGTGCGTTTTCCAGGACTGAATGGTACGGCGGTAGCGCAGTTTCCAGTAATCGTCTACGTAATCATTCAAAGAAGGCAGCCGGTAGTCTGTACTGGCGGCGGCATCATAAAAGAGCCTTTCCCCTACCTGGTCTTCAATGGCCTTACACGTTTCCTGGATTTCCTCCATGAGGGCCTTGCTATGAAGCACACCCGGGTTTATAGAATGGAACGATTGCTTGGTCACAAAGAACATGACCACGGTCATGTCGCTTTTAGCCTCCTTCATGCGGTGGTTCAGGCGGGCCAGGGCCTCCAGGGTCAGGTCAAACCCTTTATTGCGGTACTCAAACCGGCCTGAGGTAAAGAAGTAGAGCGTCTTGTCCAGGTTGAAGGGGAAACTCTGGAAGAAGTGCCCCATCACAAACTGGTGGATTTTCTTTTTATAGGTGAGGTGCAGGTTCTGAAACTCGTGCATGGCGGTAAACCGCCTGATGTTCAAGCCATTGGGCAAGACGGTATCCGGGATGCGGTCCAGTAGGTAAATACACTCGCGCACCGTCACCTCGCTCACCGTGGTGAACACATGCGCCCCGTGGGCGGCGGCCCTTTCAATAGACACCGCCGGTTCAATGTTGAAATTCTTGGCCTCTTTCTGCCAGTCTACGGCGGTGAGTTGGTCATAGAAATTGGGGTCGTTCATGGCCAGGTACCGGCCCAGCAAGGTGGCGTGGGTGGTGAACACAATCTTTACGGGCACCTGCTCCCTCCGCAAATCCGGGATAGCCGAGCCCACCATCCACTCATGGAAGTGGGCCACCACCTGGGCCTTTTGGGCCACAATAGCCAGAAACTGTTTTACCTGATGCCCAAACGCAAGCACCTGGTGCAACAAGTCCTCATTGGAGGTAGGGATTTTATGGTTTTCCCAGAGGAAATACTTGATCTCATTTAACTGACCAAAGGCGCTGTACGGGTTGATCAATACAATTTTTGGGCGGCCGGTAACCAACCAGGTGCCGTAATAGCATTCCACGCCTTGGGCCCTGAGTTCCAGCACCGCTTTCCCGAACACGTCTGAGTAATCTTCAGTGGGCTCAAATTCATTGGCGGCCTGCTGCGGAAAGAAAGGACCTACCAGGCAATACTGGTCGCCCCAGTATTCAATCATGGCAGATACTTTGGAACGAATCACCGTGTAGATGCCCCCTACCTGGTTACATGCTTCCCAGGCAATTTCCACTAAATGGGGAGAAGCAGCAGTTGTTTGTCTCATTGGGTACTGGTTTTTGGCCTATTTTACTCAAAATAGCTTAAAACAGATGTAGAAAAAATCTTTTATTTACCTTCTTGCCTGCCAGCATTATGCCATTTACTTCTCCTAAAATCATAACCAATTCACCCTCAAGCTGCTACCTCCTTCCACTAAAACAGAACAACCCAGTGCGCTGGGCTCCGGTAATTCAGTCCAACATACCCAAGGATTTTCAAAAAGGGAGAACAAACGTTTGCTGACGGCCCCTATAGGAAAAGCCTTCCAAAAGAACCACGACTTAATATCTGGCTTAGGCAACTTCTCTGCCCTGAAAACGATAACCCTATCTACCAGGCCATGGAAGCGCGGGAGACCAGCTCCGTTTCATTTCCCTGTTTTTAGTAATTTGCCCTTGGGGAGCTAACCTCCGAATCCTTTACCCTACACGTACCAACCTATGAGCATTATTTATGAAGGGCATGTCATCTGGGCCCAGGTAGACGCCAACATGCACCTCCGTCATTCGGCGTACGCCGATTTTGCGGCCCAGGCCCGTATTGCCATGATGGCCACTTTGGGTCTTGATTTTAAAACCTTCCAACAGCTGCACCTGGGGCCTATTCTGTTCAGGGAAGAGTTGCAGTACCTACGCGAAGTAGGGATCAATGACACCATCCATATCAAATCCTTACTGACCAAGGTGCGGGAAGACGGCTCCCGGTGGAGCATCCGGCACCTTCTTTACCGGGGCGACGGGATCAAGGCAGCCATCATAAATGTGGACGGCGCCTGGATTGACCTGCTTAAAAGAAAACTGGTGCCTTTGCCCAAAGACCTGGCCGCGAAGTTTTTAACGCTGCCCAGGGCAGAGGATTTCCAACTGGAATAAACTTACTGATAGAAAAGTGCAGGAATGAAAAAAGCCTTCGTATTCTGTTTTAGGGCCGTTTTCTTAAAAACAGGCTTAAAACGGAACATGAAGGCTTTTTAGCTCAGGATGAACTGTTTTCCAGGTTAGGGTTACTTGTTCAGGGAAAGAATGTATTTGGCCATTTCCTTGGCATCTGCCTCACTGATACCGGGGTGCGGCGCCATCGGGATCTGCCCCCACACACCTTTTCCTCCTTTAATGATCTTGTGAGCCAGGTAATCAAAGTTCTCTTTTTTAGACGGGTACTTTTTTGCCACATCTATATAGGCCGGCCCAATTAGTTTTTTGTCAATTTTATGGCAGGTCCCGCAGTCTGAGGCCGCTATCAATTTCTGGCCTTTCTCAAAGGTCTCATTGGCTTTTGCGTTTGTCTTGGCCGCGATTTTAGGCTTTGCCTTGGTGGCCTGGGGCATAAGCACTGTGCTTTCGGTAATAGCGCCAGAGTTGGCATACGCGGTATCAATGGAGGCTATACCCAGGGTAACAGCAGAGAACAAAGCAAGACAGCTAAGCGAAAGGGTAATTTTTTTCATGGCAGGGGTTTTTGAGGCTCAGAAAGACAACAGCAAGATACTTGTAATTGCCAGCCAATTTAGCCATTTGCTCCATTTCCCCAATCCTACCCCGGAAAGAATTTACAAGCCTGAAATATACGCCCGTAAAAAAGGGAGCCTTCTGGACTCCCTTTTTCTATCTATTCTGCAGGTGCTCCCTCCTTCTCTTTCCGGGTACCGCTGTAGAGCTCATACTTGAACAGCCTTGACTCAATGGGACCATTGTAGAGCGGAATGCGGCGCGAAGGCTTCAAGCCAATCCGTTTGGCAGCTTCCAGGTTACCCGTGAAGATACAGGCATCCCAGTCCTGGAAATTAGATTTGAGGGTATCGCCTATCAGTTTATAGAGCTCGTCCATATCGGTGTCACGGCCAATGCGCTCGCCGTAGGGCGGGTTCATGATGAGCAGGCCTTTCTCCGTGGGTTTGGTGGCCTTGGCAAAATCCAGTACCTGCAGGGGCTGCACGTATTGGTCAATTTCGGCAAAGGCCAGGTTGTTCTGGGCGGCTTCCACAAAGTCCGGGTCAATGTCTGATCCGTAAATCTTCACATCATTCTCGGTGTCTTCCAGGGCCAGGGCATCCTGGTACACGCGGTTATAAAGGTTGGCGTCATAGTCGGGCCAGCGCATGAAGCCGTAGTCGCGGCGGTACATACCGGGGGCAATGTTGTGGGCCAGCAGCGCGGCCTCTGTTAGGAAGGTACCCGAGCCGCACATAGGGTCATACAACGTGGTTTTCTTGTCCCAACCGCTCAGCAGCAGAATACCGGCAGCCAGTACCTCATTCAAAGGTGCCACGTTGGTCTGTTGGCGGTACCCGCGGCGGTGCAAAGAGTCACCG
This Rufibacter radiotolerans DNA region includes the following protein-coding sequences:
- a CDS encoding alpha amylase C-terminal domain-containing protein; this encodes MPKAPTLLPLVESDSWLTPYAPQLKERQDRFNQTVTYINQETGSLSAYAAWHHQMGLHFEPEHNGWRFREWAPAARSLSLIGDFNFWDRSRHPLQRQENGIWEIFIPASEAQLTHGQRYKVHVVDANGEGKDRISPFTFRAIQDPDTYDFSGQVWQPENPFKWNDGAFKVKKITQPLIYECHVGMAQEKHGVGTYREFADTILPHIAETGYNCLQLMALMEHPYYGSFGYHVSNFFAPTSRFGTPEDLKYLINEAHRRGIAVIMDLIHAHAVKNEAEGLANFDGSGDQYFHAGPRGTHPGWDSMLFNYGSPEVRRFLLSNVRYWLEEFHLDGFRYDGVTSMLYHHHGEGVAFGHYDRYFDKGVDEDAILYLQLASQLSHTMKAGSILIAEDMSGMPGLCRPIKDGGVGFDYRLGMGIPDYWIKTLKHKRDEDWNLDEIWHELTNRRKGEKTVAYAESHDQSLVGDKTLAFWLMDKEMYFHMRTDDPNPVIDRGIALHKMIRLITLALGGEAFLTFMGNEFGHPEWVDFPRLGNNWSYQYARRQWSLVENTELRYRHLWQFEKEMLAIAQEYKIMEHGAAHKLHQDNHNNVLIFERAGLVFLFNFSPQNSVPDYRFPVQEAGSYSVILSSDAPENGGHDRVDTSIRYFTQPTKFGPRMSIYLPNRTALVLKKED
- a CDS encoding glycosyltransferase family 4 protein, producing the protein MKKLRVLMLGWEDQPILNGGVGKACFHLAEALATEVELTMIVPQADHLALEHHAEVVGLDTLDLEEIQQAPVAKSFDRFATTHRVPANLFPYEDPEESISYPVLTDPVEHEAAPVTTWPEETAPTNSPASIPKIGQPQISVATWAKGTINFEVIQFARYAARLASHKEIDVVYAHDWMTYLAGVEIKIQRKIPLVLHVHSLSFDRQVGEPLGWVYELETKALQAADLVLAVSERTARMIVKRYGISAKKVKVVYNGADRISSAPATPVKNKQVTFLGRLVAQKGPLQFIKIARQVLLHEPAAHFVLAGHGPQLEEARLLVEKLGIKDAVTFTGFLPPEQAEKLLRNSAVFCLPALSEPFGLAALEATQVGLPVVLSMQTGAAEVLPQANVADCNDIDGLAQHIVSLLRDKSLRKKQVEANQRALQHLTWDATADKVNEALQNVLLPKN
- a CDS encoding glycoside hydrolase family 31 protein, translated to MQDSIQDTNYMINDLVTQREEFFAGTVQRVEATERSVLLVCDNRVSLLVEAVSQNILKFRYATEGTFGRDFSYALSPGRPQHEVRLKVKELSDHIRLTTKFLICTISKEGLITRILDRSGNVLNEDEKGFHWEEHKEHGGDIVKMSKVNQPNEFFYGLGDKANNMNLRGKRVENWGSDTYGYVKGTDPLYKNINFYMGLHRRQAYGIFFDNTFRTFFDFGSERKEVTSFWAQGGTMDYYFIYGPSLTEVVQNYTELTGPPELPPLWALGYHQCKWSYYPENVVKNLAKGFRERRIPCDALYLDIDYMEGFRCFTWSKSHFPEPKRMVQELLEDGFKTVVIIDPGIKIDPEYWVYQEAMANDFFCRRADGPLYKGTVWPGLCHFPDFTREDVRTWWAGLFQGLIAETGVKGVWNDMNEPAVFEIGTFPNDVRHYFDGEPCSHRKAHNIYGMQMARATYDGVKNHAYPNRPFTITRSGYAGVQRYASGWTGDNIASWDHLWLANIQCQRLSISGMSFIGSDIGGFIETPDGELYIRWLQLGIFHPFCRTHSSGDHGDQEPWSFGEPFTSLARKFIELRYQLLPYLYTTFWQYTSRGTPMLRPLSFLDQTDLECYHRMAEFTLGDHVLLCPITQPKVEGRILYLPKGNWYNFWTDEMVAGKGEIWADAPLDKVPMFIRAGSVIPFYPVQQYVGELENPPVTLHVYYGTQPCVSELYEDGGEGYGYAEGGFQHKVFLTETTSGTFRLNQKINGAGVNANPYYSLIIHGLPAPTAQVLVDGQPMAWEVVDGINLLHLTVPAGFQEIEFHPVPVA
- a CDS encoding glycosyltransferase; translated protein: MRQTTAASPHLVEIAWEACNQVGGIYTVIRSKVSAMIEYWGDQYCLVGPFFPQQAANEFEPTEDYSDVFGKAVLELRAQGVECYYGTWLVTGRPKIVLINPYSAFGQLNEIKYFLWENHKIPTSNEDLLHQVLAFGHQVKQFLAIVAQKAQVVAHFHEWMVGSAIPDLRREQVPVKIVFTTHATLLGRYLAMNDPNFYDQLTAVDWQKEAKNFNIEPAVSIERAAAHGAHVFTTVSEVTVRECIYLLDRIPDTVLPNGLNIRRFTAMHEFQNLHLTYKKKIHQFVMGHFFQSFPFNLDKTLYFFTSGRFEYRNKGFDLTLEALARLNHRMKEAKSDMTVVMFFVTKQSFHSINPGVLHSKALMEEIQETCKAIEDQVGERLFYDAAASTDYRLPSLNDYVDDYWKLRYRRTIQSWKTHQLPPVVTHNLVNDQTDEILHFLRTSNLINNADDRVKVVYHPDFISPINPLFGLEYGQFVRGCHLGVFPSYYEPWGYTPLECVASGIPAVTSDLSGFGDYVKKHVKKYSEKGIYVIDRHDRGFDESAEQLTEHLFDYVEMSRRERITQRNKVESLSEMFDWKKLLVHYERAYQLALGVPQE
- a CDS encoding acyl-CoA thioesterase — translated: MSIIYEGHVIWAQVDANMHLRHSAYADFAAQARIAMMATLGLDFKTFQQLHLGPILFREELQYLREVGINDTIHIKSLLTKVREDGSRWSIRHLLYRGDGIKAAIINVDGAWIDLLKRKLVPLPKDLAAKFLTLPRAEDFQLE
- a CDS encoding c-type cytochrome, whose translation is MKKITLSLSCLALFSAVTLGIASIDTAYANSGAITESTVLMPQATKAKPKIAAKTNAKANETFEKGQKLIAASDCGTCHKIDKKLIGPAYIDVAKKYPSKKENFDYLAHKIIKGGKGVWGQIPMAPHPGISEADAKEMAKYILSLNK
- a CDS encoding THUMP domain-containing class I SAM-dependent RNA methyltransferase, whose translation is MAAPKVNQNFNMTATTMAGLEEVLAQELTDLGAKYVKVGVRAVTFSGNQYLLYQANLWCRTAIRILKPFAQFKARDEKELYLKVREQDWSQFMGVNDTFAINAVVSRSTFEHSLYVSQLTKDAIVDQFRDATGQRPSIDVATPDIRINLHMHENIVSLALDSSGDSLHRRGYRQQTNVAPLNEVLAAGILLLSGWDKKTTLYDPMCGSGTFLTEAALLAHNIAPGMYRRDYGFMRWPDYDANLYNRVYQDALALEDTENDVKIYGSDIDPDFVEAAQNNLAFAEIDQYVQPLQVLDFAKATKPTEKGLLIMNPPYGERIGRDTDMDELYKLIGDTLKSNFQDWDACIFTGNLEAAKRIGLKPSRRIPLYNGPIESRLFKYELYSGTRKEKEGAPAE